Proteins encoded within one genomic window of Setaria italica strain Yugu1 chromosome IV, Setaria_italica_v2.0, whole genome shotgun sequence:
- the LOC101753669 gene encoding probable E3 ubiquitin-protein ligase ATL44, producing the protein MRAPARLLHVEQPPPAPPAAQNQAVVPADSDMVVILASFLCALVCVLGLALISRCACRLRRGRGSSPSSSSEAHPPPPPRGLKKKAIDALPTVPFAVSSPCSAASECAICLADFAEGDALRVLPRCGHAFHVACVDAWLRTRATCPSCRAGIVAAAHEPPVVAPGACGRCGHLLLPLPPAAAAGDAHTFLP; encoded by the coding sequence ATGCGCGCCCCGGCGAGGCTCCTCCACGTCGAgcagccgccgcctgctccccCAGCTGCACAAAACCAAGCGGTGGTGCCGGCGGACTCGGACATGGTGGTCATCCTGGCCTCCTTCCTCTGCGCGCTCGTCTGCGTGCTCGGCCTCGCCCTCATCTCCCGATGCGCCTGCCGCctacgccgcggccgcgggtcGTCTCCGTCCTCGTCCAGTGAAGCTCaccccccgcctcctccccggggCCTCAAGAAGAAGGCCATCGACGCGCTGCCCACCGTCCCCTTCGCCGTGTCGTCGccgtgctccgccgcctccgagtGCGCCATCTGCCTGGCCGACTTCGCCGAGGGCGACGCACTGCGCGTGCTCCCGCGATGCGGCCACGCCTTCCACGTCGCCTGCGTCGACGCCTGGCTGCGCACGCGCGCCACCTGCCCGTCCTGCCGCGCGggcatcgtcgccgccgcgcacgaGCCGCCGGTCGTCGCACCAGGCGCGTGCGGGAGGTGCGGCCACCTGCTACTGCCTctgcctcctgctgctgctgctggggacGCACACACCTTCCTGCCTTGA